In Gallaecimonas xiamenensis 3-C-1, one DNA window encodes the following:
- a CDS encoding D-hexose-6-phosphate mutarotase produces MSLPPSVSTGQTASGLAYLDIHSPLCDARVFLQGAHLTHFQPKGQGPLLWLSPSEDFARGRAIRGGVPVCWPWFGNNKPSPEAPAHGYARTCEWHLVDVEDRDGEVIIQFSLPMDALPQQHWPHSCELSLVMVLGKTARLTLTTDNTGHSPLLLTQALHSYFPVPDIDQVQVLGLDGSQYWEAGTGPLPQAGTVRIDRELDRQYQCQQPLQQIDTGQGLIRVKREGSHSLVLWNPWVDKAKALGQFPDDGYRQMLCLEAANVGGDAVTLAPGQQHSLVTELGWA; encoded by the coding sequence ATGAGCCTACCCCCTTCGGTCAGCACCGGCCAAACCGCCAGTGGCCTGGCCTACCTCGACATTCATTCGCCTCTGTGTGACGCCCGGGTGTTCCTGCAAGGAGCGCACCTGACCCATTTCCAGCCCAAGGGGCAAGGGCCGCTGTTGTGGCTGTCCCCCAGTGAGGACTTCGCCAGGGGCCGGGCCATCCGCGGCGGGGTGCCGGTATGCTGGCCCTGGTTCGGCAATAACAAGCCCAGCCCCGAAGCGCCGGCCCACGGCTACGCCCGCACCTGCGAATGGCACCTGGTGGATGTGGAAGACAGAGACGGGGAAGTGATAATCCAGTTCAGCCTGCCCATGGACGCCCTGCCCCAGCAGCACTGGCCCCACAGCTGCGAACTGAGCCTGGTGATGGTGCTGGGCAAAACCGCCCGCCTGACCCTCACCACCGACAACACAGGCCACAGCCCACTGCTGCTGACCCAGGCCTTGCACAGTTACTTCCCGGTGCCGGATATCGACCAGGTGCAGGTACTGGGGCTCGATGGCAGCCAGTACTGGGAAGCGGGCACAGGCCCCCTGCCCCAGGCCGGTACCGTACGTATCGACCGGGAACTGGACCGCCAGTACCAATGCCAGCAGCCTTTGCAACAGATAGACACCGGCCAGGGCCTTATCCGGGTCAAGCGCGAAGGCAGCCACAGCCTGGTGCTGTGGAACCCCTGGGTGGACAAGGCCAAGGCCCTCGGCCAGTTCCCGGATGACGGCTACCGGCAGATGCTGTGCCTGGAGGCGGCCAATGTCGGCGGCGACGCCGTAACCCTGGCCCCGGGCCAGCAGCACAGCCTGGTGACCGAACTGGGCTGGGCCTGA
- a CDS encoding NAD(P)/FAD-dependent oxidoreductase, which yields MKKRILIIGSGFAGMWSALSATRLLDQHNRDDVDVTVLAPQAELRVRPRFYEQQVHRMVAPLAELFDAVGVTFIKGFAKEIDVAAKAVRYQDQAGEVTSLAYDKLVLASGSKVIRPALPGMNHVFDVDELDQAVRLETHIQALGEQPESLARNTVVVAGGGFTGIETAAEMPERLRAALGADAKTRVIIIDKATEIAAALGQGPRGAIVDASEELGLEWLLGRTVASADADGVTLDNGERIDAKTVIWTVGVRADALTEQIPAERDNFGRLHVDDNLKVLGLDDVFATGDTAYAKTDDAGNHALMSCQHAIALGRASGNNAAASLLEVAPHPYRQEMYVTCLDLGAWGAMYSEGWDREVKMVKDEAKQLKSQINSVWIYPPAADRAQALAAADPSIPVVA from the coding sequence ATGAAAAAGCGCATTTTGATCATCGGCAGCGGCTTTGCCGGTATGTGGAGCGCCCTGAGTGCCACCCGTCTGCTGGACCAGCACAACCGCGACGACGTGGACGTCACCGTACTGGCCCCCCAGGCCGAACTGCGGGTCCGCCCCCGTTTCTACGAGCAGCAGGTGCACCGCATGGTGGCGCCCTTGGCCGAGCTTTTTGACGCCGTCGGGGTGACCTTCATCAAGGGCTTTGCCAAAGAGATCGACGTGGCCGCCAAGGCGGTGCGCTACCAGGACCAAGCCGGTGAGGTTACCAGCCTGGCCTACGACAAGCTGGTGCTGGCCTCTGGCTCCAAAGTGATTCGCCCGGCCCTGCCCGGCATGAACCATGTCTTTGACGTGGACGAGCTGGACCAGGCCGTGCGCCTGGAGACCCATATCCAGGCCCTGGGCGAGCAGCCCGAGTCCCTGGCCCGTAACACCGTGGTGGTGGCCGGCGGCGGCTTTACCGGTATCGAAACGGCGGCGGAAATGCCTGAGCGCCTGCGTGCCGCCCTGGGTGCCGACGCCAAGACCCGCGTTATCATCATCGACAAGGCCACCGAAATTGCCGCTGCCCTGGGCCAAGGCCCCCGTGGCGCCATCGTCGATGCCAGCGAGGAGCTGGGCCTGGAGTGGCTGCTGGGCCGCACCGTTGCCAGCGCCGACGCCGACGGCGTTACCCTGGATAACGGCGAGCGCATCGACGCCAAGACCGTGATCTGGACCGTTGGGGTGCGGGCCGACGCCCTGACCGAGCAGATCCCTGCCGAGCGCGACAACTTCGGCCGCCTGCACGTGGACGACAACCTCAAGGTACTGGGCCTGGACGACGTCTTTGCCACCGGCGACACCGCCTACGCCAAGACCGACGATGCCGGTAACCACGCGCTGATGTCCTGCCAGCACGCCATTGCCCTGGGCCGCGCCAGTGGTAACAACGCTGCTGCCAGCCTGCTGGAGGTTGCTCCCCATCCTTACCGCCAGGAAATGTACGTGACCTGCCTGGATCTCGGTGCCTGGGGCGCCATGTACAGCGAAGGCTGGGACCGGGAAGTGAAGATGGTCAAAGACGAGGCCAAGCAGCTCAAGTCCCAGATCAACAGCGTCTGGATCTACCCCCCCGCTGCCGACCGGGCCCAGGCCCTGGCCGCCGCCGACCCCAGCATCCCGGTGGTCGCCTAA
- a CDS encoding RrF2 family transcriptional regulator, which produces MALYSSGVEYGLHCLLFLVDDSKGESREANARTLAELQGVPAELLAKVFTKLAKAKLLEATSGPRGGFKLARPADEITVLDVVKAIDGDKAIFECRNIRENCALFGNCTPDWAVADTCSVHAVMQAAQQRMEEALAQQTLLDIARRVKRKAPADYGQRIDVWFEENKGEKGS; this is translated from the coding sequence ATGGCGCTCTACAGTTCAGGGGTGGAATACGGCCTGCATTGCCTGCTCTTTTTGGTGGATGACAGCAAAGGCGAGAGCCGCGAAGCCAATGCCCGGACCCTGGCAGAACTGCAAGGGGTACCGGCCGAGCTGCTGGCCAAGGTCTTTACCAAGCTGGCCAAGGCCAAGCTGCTGGAGGCCACCTCTGGCCCCAGGGGCGGCTTCAAGCTGGCCAGGCCCGCCGATGAGATAACGGTGCTGGACGTGGTCAAGGCCATTGACGGCGACAAGGCCATCTTCGAGTGTCGCAATATCCGTGAGAACTGCGCCCTGTTCGGCAACTGCACCCCGGACTGGGCGGTGGCGGACACCTGCTCTGTCCATGCGGTAATGCAGGCGGCCCAGCAGCGGATGGAAGAGGCCCTGGCCCAGCAGACCCTACTGGACATCGCCCGCCGGGTCAAACGCAAGGCCCCCGCCGACTACGGCCAGCGCATCGATGTCTGGTTCGAGGAAAACAAGGGAGAAAAAGGCTCCTGA
- a CDS encoding MFS transporter, which translates to MNPKAMPKCWLLLGCMTLFLMALDGLILVPFGAAIATQAGVGAGSAGYLTGAYALAAALSSLLLARFRVWGGNNQALVLASLLGLGVSTLLFTAVQAFPALLALRALAGFSAGVLAVANLRYQLLVGQGAEIKQRSAKLLSMYPLALTLGVPGLLWLSGTQNWRLGLQLLGGLCLVLCLAWAWAPRQQGTQPGQAGAPALDSRGRRRLAVAALLVFVTVLATFVMSTQLPVMLVQRLHSSDSLLQLSYLAGGAGTVLLMQAYGRYAQRLAFLPLMLALSLLMVASSALALFSLSSALAAAMFVLFMMASATRTLVVVSEVLAGADGAERPRLVALQNALQHGAVGVGGSLGSLALNHGLPGQLAYHQLLALGAVLTLLGPVCVWLWHRARGALATVAGPA; encoded by the coding sequence ATGAACCCCAAGGCAATGCCCAAGTGCTGGCTGCTGTTAGGCTGTATGACGCTTTTTCTGATGGCCCTGGACGGCTTGATACTGGTGCCCTTCGGGGCCGCCATCGCCACCCAGGCCGGGGTGGGGGCCGGATCTGCCGGTTACCTGACCGGCGCCTATGCCCTGGCGGCGGCGCTCAGCTCCCTGTTACTGGCCCGCTTCCGAGTTTGGGGCGGCAACAACCAGGCCCTGGTGCTGGCCAGCCTGCTGGGGCTGGGGGTCAGCACCCTGTTGTTTACGGCGGTGCAGGCCTTCCCTGCCTTGCTGGCCCTGCGCGCCCTGGCCGGGTTCAGCGCCGGGGTGTTGGCGGTGGCCAACCTCAGGTACCAGTTGCTGGTGGGGCAGGGCGCCGAGATCAAACAGCGCAGCGCCAAGCTGCTCAGCATGTATCCCCTGGCGCTGACCCTGGGGGTGCCGGGCCTACTTTGGCTGAGCGGTACCCAAAACTGGCGTCTGGGATTGCAGCTGCTGGGCGGCCTTTGCCTGGTGCTTTGCCTGGCCTGGGCTTGGGCGCCAAGACAACAGGGGACCCAGCCGGGCCAGGCTGGTGCTCCGGCTTTGGATAGCCGGGGGCGCCGGCGCCTGGCGGTGGCGGCCTTGCTGGTGTTTGTCACTGTGCTGGCCACCTTTGTGATGTCAACCCAGTTACCGGTGATGCTGGTGCAGCGCCTGCACAGCAGCGACAGCCTGCTGCAACTGAGTTACCTGGCAGGGGGCGCCGGCACTGTATTGCTGATGCAGGCCTATGGCCGATATGCCCAGCGCCTGGCTTTCCTGCCGCTGATGCTGGCGTTGTCGCTGTTGATGGTGGCCAGCAGCGCCCTGGCTCTGTTCAGCCTGTCGAGCGCCTTGGCTGCCGCCATGTTCGTGCTGTTTATGATGGCCAGCGCCACCCGCACCCTGGTGGTGGTGTCGGAAGTGCTGGCCGGTGCCGACGGCGCCGAGCGGCCCAGGCTGGTGGCCTTGCAGAATGCCTTGCAACACGGGGCCGTGGGTGTCGGCGGGTCCTTGGGCAGCCTTGCCCTTAACCATGGGCTGCCCGGCCAACTGGCCTACCATCAGCTGTTGGCCCTGGGGGCTGTACTGACCTTGCTGGGGCCGGTTTGTGTCTGGCTTTGGCACAGGGCCAGGGGCGCCCTGGCGACCGTGGCGGGCCCCGCCTGA
- a CDS encoding LysR family transcriptional regulator, producing the protein MIERIDQRWLLSFLQIYECGSFKKAAQQLGLPSSNVSRHLALLEAQLAVRLLDRTTRRMQPTEAGVRLYEAAKPLTGALDRALEQVCSGAGSLAGQLRICMPDLPLLADALAGFCRQHPGISLSVETSLSGEADLLDGFDLVLAFGRGTLPDSDWVAKGILRQPSLVVASPAFIARHGTPASVQALADHPCITTLSALGSRPWRFEGEAGPQTLAVSSPYRVNSGNLALALALQGLGLAILPAFNCQAHLKAGRLVSLALDKPPADLVLYAFYSKAVQPPAKVQALLQALGQLAVEANSQP; encoded by the coding sequence ATGATAGAGCGGATCGATCAGCGCTGGCTGCTGAGCTTTTTACAGATCTACGAGTGCGGCAGTTTCAAAAAGGCCGCCCAGCAGCTAGGCCTGCCCAGTTCCAATGTCAGTCGCCACCTGGCCCTGCTGGAGGCGCAACTGGCGGTGCGCCTACTGGACAGGACCACCAGGCGCATGCAGCCCACCGAGGCCGGGGTTCGGCTCTATGAGGCGGCCAAGCCTTTGACCGGCGCCCTGGACAGGGCCTTGGAGCAGGTGTGCAGCGGCGCCGGCAGCCTGGCGGGGCAACTTAGGATCTGCATGCCGGATCTGCCGCTACTGGCCGACGCCCTGGCCGGCTTTTGCCGGCAGCATCCCGGCATCAGCCTTAGCGTCGAAACCAGCCTGAGCGGCGAGGCCGACCTACTGGACGGCTTCGACCTGGTGCTGGCTTTTGGCCGGGGCACCTTGCCCGACAGCGACTGGGTCGCCAAAGGCATCTTGCGCCAGCCAAGCCTGGTGGTGGCCTCCCCCGCCTTTATCGCCCGCCACGGTACGCCGGCCAGCGTTCAGGCCTTGGCGGATCACCCCTGCATCACCACCCTCAGCGCCCTTGGCAGCCGCCCTTGGCGTTTCGAGGGCGAGGCAGGCCCGCAAACACTGGCCGTCAGTTCCCCTTACAGGGTCAACAGCGGTAACCTGGCCCTGGCCCTGGCTTTACAAGGCCTGGGCCTGGCCATACTGCCCGCCTTTAATTGCCAGGCCCACCTCAAGGCGGGCCGCCTGGTGTCCCTGGCCCTGGACAAACCCCCAGCCGACCTGGTGCTCTACGCCTTTTATTCCAAGGCGGTCCAGCCACCGGCCAAGGTCCAGGCCCTGTTGCAGGCCTTGGGCCAGCTTGCCGTGGAGGCCAACAGCCAGCCCTAG
- a CDS encoding RidA family protein codes for MSITRINPGQRWSDITVFNGIAHFVEVPECIETDMESQTRAVLAQAEASLAKVGSDKGRLLSVTIYVTDFAEVPALNAVWDAWFAPGTAPSRACVKVALADPAWKLEMAFVAAAEGRPG; via the coding sequence ATGAGCATCACCCGCATCAATCCCGGCCAACGTTGGTCCGATATCACCGTTTTCAACGGCATTGCCCACTTTGTGGAGGTGCCGGAATGTATTGAGACCGACATGGAGAGCCAGACCCGGGCGGTACTGGCCCAGGCCGAGGCGAGCCTTGCCAAGGTGGGTAGCGACAAGGGCCGGCTGCTGTCGGTCACTATCTATGTCACCGACTTTGCCGAGGTGCCGGCCCTGAACGCCGTCTGGGACGCCTGGTTTGCGCCGGGCACGGCGCCGAGCCGGGCCTGCGTCAAGGTGGCACTGGCCGACCCGGCCTGGAAACTGGAAATGGCCTTTGTGGCCGCCGCCGAGGGGCGGCCTGGCTAA
- a CDS encoding GNAT family N-acetyltransferase, whose product MAWARHFVELDKALHDRASFDCGEPELNLFLRQFAAKHMQARVSRTMVLPALEPLPNQKLPVCAFYAIAPGAIRRDTLPAALAKKLPHYPVPVFLLAQLAVHKAFHGQGLGKVSLIKALEYLWQINAHMPAYAVLVDCLNPEAQRFYAKYGFELLCEVEGRTRMFLPMKTLAQLFSR is encoded by the coding sequence ATGGCCTGGGCCAGGCACTTTGTCGAGCTGGACAAGGCCCTGCACGACAGGGCCAGCTTTGACTGCGGTGAGCCGGAGCTGAACCTCTTTTTGCGCCAGTTTGCCGCCAAACACATGCAGGCGCGGGTGAGCCGGACCATGGTGCTGCCCGCCCTTGAGCCGTTGCCCAATCAAAAACTCCCTGTTTGCGCCTTCTACGCCATAGCCCCGGGCGCCATTCGCCGCGACACCTTACCGGCCGCCCTTGCCAAAAAACTGCCCCATTACCCGGTGCCGGTGTTCCTGCTGGCGCAACTTGCCGTACACAAGGCCTTTCATGGCCAGGGGCTGGGTAAAGTCAGCCTGATCAAAGCCCTTGAGTACCTCTGGCAAATCAACGCCCATATGCCCGCTTATGCGGTGCTGGTGGATTGCCTGAACCCAGAGGCCCAGCGCTTTTATGCCAAGTACGGCTTTGAACTGCTGTGCGAGGTTGAAGGCCGCACCCGCATGTTCCTGCCCATGAAAACCCTGGCCCAGCTTTTTAGCCGCTAA
- a CDS encoding DUF1778 domain-containing protein, giving the protein MATTRLDIRLDEEIKAKAEKATALLGLKSLTDYVVKLMDEDASEVIAQYESMTVDSTVFDRFMEACDKADAPNKALREAAAFTKDSGF; this is encoded by the coding sequence ATGGCGACGACGCGGTTGGATATCCGGCTGGACGAGGAAATTAAGGCCAAGGCGGAGAAGGCGACGGCTTTGTTGGGGCTGAAAAGTTTGACCGATTATGTGGTCAAGCTGATGGACGAAGATGCCTCAGAAGTGATTGCCCAATACGAGAGCATGACGGTAGATAGCACCGTCTTTGACCGCTTTATGGAGGCTTGCGACAAGGCTGACGCGCCGAACAAGGCATTGCGTGAGGCGGCGGCTTTTACCAAGGACAGCGGCTTCTAA
- a CDS encoding type II toxin-antitoxin system RelE/ParE family toxin, whose translation MPASKIDWSELALQQVVNREDDLLFEQGIAKAKKWLNEVFEAEDQIRNHPHSGSKSCQHNGLEARWVYVGKHYRMHYTVDENSVVVIEEVRHKKLFY comes from the coding sequence ATGCCGGCAAGTAAGATCGACTGGAGCGAGTTGGCGCTCCAGCAAGTGGTAAATAGAGAAGATGATTTGTTGTTTGAACAAGGGATAGCTAAAGCTAAAAAATGGCTGAATGAAGTATTTGAAGCTGAGGACCAGATAAGAAACCACCCTCATTCTGGAAGCAAGTCCTGCCAGCACAATGGGCTTGAAGCGCGTTGGGTTTATGTAGGAAAGCATTATCGAATGCATTACACCGTTGATGAGAATAGTGTTGTTGTTATAGAAGAGGTAAGGCATAAAAAATTATTCTATTGA
- a CDS encoding type II toxin-antitoxin system RelB/DinJ family antitoxin, with product MSTQGSEMVRARVDAKLKAEAANALDAIGLTISDAIRVLLTRIVEEGGLPHALATSQESYDRYLDEKLESWMNRRSKLAEPDAVDALRKRAVS from the coding sequence ATGTCAACTCAAGGGTCCGAAATGGTCCGCGCAAGAGTGGACGCGAAATTGAAAGCAGAGGCAGCAAATGCTCTCGATGCGATTGGTCTAACCATTTCAGATGCGATTCGGGTGTTATTAACTCGCATCGTTGAAGAAGGGGGACTACCACACGCCTTGGCCACAAGCCAGGAAAGCTATGACAGGTATCTGGATGAAAAGTTGGAAAGTTGGATGAACCGACGTTCTAAGTTGGCAGAACCAGACGCTGTTGATGCTTTGAGAAAACGCGCTGTCTCCTAA